The Vicia villosa cultivar HV-30 ecotype Madison, WI unplaced genomic scaffold, Vvil1.0 ctg.000207F_1_1_1, whole genome shotgun sequence DNA segment GAGTTTGCAAAGCTTCTTAATGATCAAAACAGATGCTGAAATCTATTTGTGTTTGAATAATGTTTAGAGTCtaaaaaagtcataaaaatatGGTGGTGCGGATATGCGTAGTTGCTGTTTGTTTTTTTTGGGTGTTGTTTTACTGGTATAGTGTGAACTCTTAGTGCTAGTCAGGAATGATAACAATGCTAGAAATTAGTTGATTAAACTTGTTAGTGTTTGTTTTTTAGATGACCTGGAAGGTGCAGAGTATGTGAGGTTTTTGGTTGTTACTAGTTGACCCTGAGTTTGTTTTGTCCATATCATTTGAGTAGGTGTGTGTATTATGGTTTTTGGTTCGGAATTGTTACCTTAATATCGGTTAATAAAAATGTTTGAAATAGAGTTGTGGATCTTAATGTTAAGATGGCTGGATGGTTAGAGTTGTTGTTCTTGAGGATAAAAAGTTGATAAAGCTGTTAGTGTAAAACATGTTTCATGAGTGTGCATAATTCTATTTGCTGTCAGTTTATAAGTAGTATTGGAAAGTGAACAAAAAGTGGATTAATAACGGTGCTACTACTTGTTTGTTTTGCCTATAAAATCATGTTGCAAATGTTTTTATTTGCCAATTATGTGTTCTTTTGTTGCAACATACCATGAACCATTTTTCTTGCCTTTAGTATAGTATGTTTCTAATAGACTTTGTGGGACTGTTTTGAAACACTAAGAGTGCAGAATTTTTGATGGATTAATATGGTAATTTTGTCTTGCTTGCTAAATCATAAAAAAGGCTTTGAAAAGTGGTTGTATGAAGGTACATAGATGCTGAAATTTTAGTGTTGTTTTAGTGATTGATAATGTGAATTGTATTGCTCATTTGGTGGACATTTGATGCTGAAAATTTTTATGATGGTTGGTGGTGTTGTTGACATGTAAGTTGAGAGAATGATGAATTTCAATTGTGTTAAAATGCTGGAAATTTAATGGACAGTTGATGATAGTGTTGCTTTAAGTTCATTGCAACTTGTTAGAACATGAAAATTGGTAATGATATTAGTGTTTTGGTGTTAATTAGAGCAAGTAGAAATGCTGAAAATTAAACGATACCATGCTTATGTGAATTGTTGTGCATTTGACTTGGTCTTGGATATTAGTAACACTTTATGTTTAATTGTTGAGAACTCTAATTGATAAGGATTCGACACTTTGTGCTTACTTGAAACTATGCTTGATTCTAACTTCCAACATGTCAATTATATGCTATCTTGTGCAAGGTACCATGAACCACTTTCTTGTGTTTAGGTGTGTTTCTAAGGTACTTTTTTGGGGCTGTTTTAGAACTTCTTAATGCAGAATTTTGGTTATGTGCTTGTTAGTGCATCtcttcattttgttttgtttcctAAAGAtatgaaagataaaaataattgttgtgCTTGTTGTTTAGTGCTTAATTGTGAATTCAATAGGTAAAATAGACTTTATATGAATGCTAATCATTAGTAATAGGTGCTGGTTTTTCTTAAGTGTATTTGTTCTCTCTTTTTCTCAATTTTGCAAAGTGAATACGTGATACATCGGCCTTACTTGAAAACACCATATCTTTTGATTCGCTTATTGTTTTTTAGCGtattatttttgtaattaaaaccctaaaacaaCCAAACAAAACGCAGCACtctatcaaaaacaacaaaatttcCCCTCAGCCCTTTTGTTGAAACAGAAACAAACAATTTCGTTTGGACTTTGGAGTGACACTCAACTCAATCCACCGTACACCGGAAAAAGCTGCCGGAGTACCTCGTTCACCGCCATAACAGTTAGAAGCTCCGCCACAATGTTTTACTTTTACACTTTACTTTTCGGATTTTCATTCCCCAGTGCATTTTTCGGCTGCCATAGATTGTTATGCGTTTGTTATGGATTTTGCGAATCAATTTTACACTATGCTGATTctcttaaatttttagtttttctgGGTAGAAATGCACATTTAAATGCTTATTTGCTTGTTTTGAACTTTGTGTGTATGAATTTTGAAGGATAGAAGTTTTTTTTAATAGCATTGTATTATCTGGCTTTGAAATGTCCCGTTAAAACCTGTGCAGGGACATTGCCGAGTTCAAAATTAAGTTAGATGACAAATACTACATTTTATTCCTATTCATTAGTTAGTGAAAATTAGTGGTTTACCTTTGCAATTTATGAGATTAGTCACTACTTAACCATTGTTTGAGCTGTAAAATTAATTTTTCGGATCTGTACCGAATAAAATTGAGAAGCTCAGGTACTTTCTAACTCtagatttgttttaaaatttctttaaTGGGGTCATTCGATACAGCTTAGCTATACATATACTAATGATTCCTGACTGGCTTATGCTTTTATTAGGACTCTTATCATATGGACAATTTACGCCAGCAGAAAATACAAAAGTATGAAGAATTTGTTGATAAACGTTTGAAACCTGATCTTCTTCATGCTACTGCTCAGAGGTAGTGTTAACTTTGGAGATTTTATTCTTGGTTGTTGCAAATAATATGTAATAATGCCCTAAATTTGAATGCTCTTCCTCTATCTTATCTTCAAGTCTTTCTAGTTCTAGTTAAAAATGCATGACGCCTTTGAGTGCATAAACTTATATCTAAGATCACAAATAATGCACTTGCAAAATGGCTTATACATTGCATGGTTGCTTTGTTTATTTTACGAGTTTCAGAGtcgcatatacttatttttttcatttctttgttACAGGGACACGGTCTTTGAACAGCAGAAAATTTTGTATCCTTTTTTCACTTTTTTGCATACTACTAGGATCAATTAGTATCACCATCATAATGAGTAATGATATATTTTGTATCATCCATTTCCCATAAAATTCACAGTACCACGTGTAAATTATACTTGTAGGCTGAGTTTGGAgactagctcaaattgaattagTACAAATTCAATGATGCATTTAGTGATATACTATTGTTCTGTCTGAATACACTTGACTTGTTCACTCAGTGCTGATTTGCGAAAAAATATTGAAAACCTAGAGAAGAATAGTGTAACCAGTCTGAGAACTATGGTTAATCTTGGGTCTGAGGTGTACGCGCAAGCAGAAGTGTAAGTCATCAAACATTTCAGCTTTCACCCTTCTTCACTTGCTTTATAGCCACCTGATTGGATAATAAGTGGCattatttctttcttttaattTCACATGTTCTTGATTTTTTCTGAATTTTGTAAGGTATATTCGTAATTTATCACCAATCCATGTGTTCaaacttatttttctttcatttatggTATATGATCTTTATAACCCAATTTGTGTCATCACCATACTATAAAACTATAAAACTTGTGCTATGCCACCCAATTTGTGTCTAGACACTTCCCTCATCCAACCTAGGGTACAATGATTGCTTGATGTTTAAGCGGGAAACCTTCGGCGAAGTGCTAAACCTCTCATCAGCAATGCTATGCTTTTTATTTGTGCCCTTACAATGAAATCTCTTTTTTGTCTTTAGTCCATGGAAAtgcactttatttatttatttgtttttttatgtatttGATTGAAACTTTACAGGCCCAATACACAACACATATTTGTGGACATAGGTATGGGATTCCATGTGGAGTTTACTTGGTCCGAAGCTTTAAATTTCATAGAGAAAAGGGAAGAAACGATAGTCAGGTATAATTTTTTGGTTTAACATATATTGTCTTATTGAAACTGCAAAAATTAATCTAGCACGGCAGTGTTTGAGATTTCTTAAATGTTAAATATTGGTAAACTTGCTCCAGTCTGTTAAAACCCATCATATATATAGTGAACTAACTAAAAATAACTGAGTTAGTTGGTCTAACTACCATAACAGAAAAATACAGTAATTCCCGTACACGCCTGACCAGCACACTGAGTTTTTGTACATAGAATTTGAAGTCTGAGTGGAGAAAAAACTTTGGTGAGTAGATCAACCCACTGTTCCTAAGCAGGAACATGAACTACAGTGAGCTGCTTACTAAGCTCTTTTCCTtgaacaaagaagaaattcagtTCCATATGCTTAGCCGGGCATGCAAAACCGGACTATGAACTAAGATAATGACAATCTAATTGTCACAAATGACTGGAACTAGATAAGGTGTTTGTATCCAAGTCTGCCTCCATGCTAGAACTTACCATCAGATAAGGCCCAATTTAATAGCAGTTCTTGATGTGGATCTTGTCTATGTTGTGAATAGTGGTCCATATCTCCGTGATAGCTTCGGAGCAAAAGGCGTCCACCCCATGCGCGACAGAGCGTCGCAAAAGGGAGTATGGGCTGTTGCAACCGCCTCTGCGGAGCATTTCACCTTCAAGGCGGTTATGCAGACGCGAAAAAAGAAATGGAGTAAAATCCCTTTCTTTTCTACTGCTGCAAGTTTCCTTCTCTGCTCTGTCGTGCAACGAACCACTGTCCCTAGGCTCCACGCCGTGAAGAAGCTGGGAAGAATCAGTTGTAGTAGAAATGAAGGCTGCGACACTGTATGTATTTATGTGTTGCAGCTGGGATACATATTAGGGTTACATTGCAAATAACATAATGGGCTTGTTCTTTTTGTTTGTGAGGGCTACTTTTACCCCTGCAGTTTTCTTAAAAACTACATCCCTCTCGAGTTTACAATCCAGACAAAAACTGTTTTTTCTCACATCTAGATGGATTAATCCGGAAAAAAACGGTATTTTTTCTCTGTCCAGACAAACTTTGTTACAATACATTTTATGTACAGCTAACTAAACTAACTGTGTTGCTTGGTGTAACTACTGTATCAGAAAAATACAGTATCAGATATACTACTGTATCAGAAAAATACTGTAACAGAGAAACTACTGTTCTCATATTCTGTAAAATTAACCACCACAAATTTGATTCATCCATCTTTTTTAACTTGTAAAATTTCACAGAAGCACTTTGTTTTCTTTAGTCATACTATTGTAATGTTCTGTGGTCTGGGCGGTAGGTGTG contains these protein-coding regions:
- the LOC131625360 gene encoding uncharacterized protein LOC131625360 isoform X2, whose translation is MDNLRQQKIQKYEEFVDKRLKPDLLHATAQRDTVFEQQKIFADLRKNIENLEKNSVTSLRTMVNLGSEVYAQAEVPNTQHIFVDIGMGFHVEFTWSEALNFIEKREETIVRQIEEYTKLIASIKAQIKLVCEGIRELLEFPAEKPSPQRIF
- the LOC131625360 gene encoding uncharacterized protein LOC131625360 isoform X1 — its product is MDNLRQQKIQKYEEFVDKRLKPDLLHATAQRDTVFEQQKIFADLRKNIENLEKNSVTSLRTMVNLGSEVYAQAEVPNTQHIFVDIGMGFHVEFTWSEALNFIEKREETIVSRQIEEYTKLIASIKAQIKLVCEGIRELLEFPAEKPSPQRIF